Proteins from a single region of Amorphus orientalis:
- the cimA gene encoding citramalate synthase, whose product MSDKETLTLFDTTLRDGAQTHGLNFSLEEKIAVVDILEELGVDYIEGGYPGANPTDTAFFQSPRTTRARFTAFGMTKRAGRSVSNDPGLAAILQSASDSVCFVAKAWDYHVRLALGISLEENLDGIAESVGAALAAGKEALVDCEHFFDGYAADPDFALSCVETAYRAGARWVVLCDTNGGTMPETIETVVRTVCERVPGSHIGIHAHDDTGHAVANSLAAVRAGARQIQGTLNGIGERCGNANLITLIPTLKLKAPYRDMFEVGVTDDALADITVLSRRFDELLNRAPDVHAPYVGAAAFTTKAGIHASAIMKEPETYEHIPPEVVGNRRRVLVSDQAGKSNLLSELARFGIQVDSKDPRLDRLLSDIKEREAEGYAYEAADASFELMARRVLGTVPTFFDVQSFRVMVERRHNAIGDLVTVSEAVVKIDVGGKTVMSVAEGNGPVNALDNALRKDLGPYQDAIADLELLDFKVRILNGSTAATTRVLIESGDSAGHRWFTIGVSPNIVDASFQALTDSITYRLMKQGVTDHGLQVAAE is encoded by the coding sequence ATGAGCGACAAAGAGACCCTTACCCTGTTCGACACCACCCTGCGCGACGGGGCCCAGACCCACGGCCTCAACTTCTCGCTCGAAGAGAAGATCGCCGTGGTGGATATCCTGGAAGAGCTCGGGGTCGATTACATCGAGGGCGGCTATCCCGGCGCCAATCCGACCGACACCGCGTTCTTCCAGAGCCCGCGCACGACCCGCGCCCGGTTCACCGCCTTCGGCATGACCAAGCGGGCCGGGCGGTCGGTCTCCAACGATCCGGGGCTCGCGGCGATCCTGCAGTCGGCCTCCGATTCCGTCTGCTTCGTGGCCAAGGCGTGGGACTATCACGTGCGTCTCGCCCTCGGCATCAGCCTGGAGGAGAACCTCGACGGCATCGCCGAATCCGTCGGTGCCGCGCTGGCGGCCGGCAAGGAAGCGCTGGTCGACTGCGAGCACTTCTTCGACGGCTATGCCGCCGATCCGGACTTCGCGCTGTCCTGCGTGGAGACGGCCTACCGGGCCGGCGCCCGCTGGGTGGTCCTGTGCGACACCAACGGCGGTACCATGCCGGAGACCATCGAGACGGTGGTGCGCACCGTCTGCGAGCGCGTGCCCGGCAGCCACATCGGCATCCACGCCCATGACGACACCGGCCACGCGGTCGCCAATTCGCTCGCCGCCGTGCGCGCCGGGGCGCGCCAGATCCAGGGCACGCTCAACGGCATCGGCGAGCGCTGCGGCAACGCCAACCTGATCACGCTGATCCCGACCCTGAAGCTGAAGGCACCCTACCGTGACATGTTCGAGGTCGGCGTCACCGACGACGCGCTCGCCGACATCACCGTGCTGTCGCGCCGCTTCGACGAGCTTCTGAACCGCGCGCCGGACGTGCACGCGCCCTATGTCGGGGCCGCCGCCTTCACCACCAAGGCCGGCATCCACGCCTCCGCCATCATGAAGGAGCCGGAGACCTACGAGCACATCCCGCCGGAGGTGGTCGGCAACCGCCGCCGTGTGCTGGTGTCCGATCAGGCCGGTAAGTCGAACCTTCTGTCCGAGCTTGCCCGCTTCGGCATCCAGGTGGACAGCAAAGACCCGCGGCTGGACCGTCTGCTCTCCGACATCAAGGAACGGGAAGCGGAAGGCTACGCCTACGAGGCGGCCGATGCATCGTTCGAGCTGATGGCGCGCCGGGTGCTCGGCACCGTGCCGACATTCTTCGACGTCCAGTCGTTCCGGGTGATGGTCGAGCGGCGCCACAACGCCATCGGCGACCTGGTCACCGTCTCCGAGGCGGTGGTGAAGATCGATGTCGGCGGCAAGACGGTGATGTCGGTCGCGGAAGGCAACGGTCCGGTGAACGCGCTGGACAACGCGCTGCGCAAGGATCTCGGTCCCTACCAGGATGCGATCGCCGATCTGGAACTGCTGGACTTCAAGGTCCGCATCCTCAACGGGTCCACCGCGGCGACCACGCGCGTGCTGATCGAAAGCGGCGATTCCGCCGGGCACCGCTGGTTCACGATCGGCGTCTCCCCCAACATCGTCGATGCCTCGTTCCAGGCGCTGACGGACTCCATCACCTACCGGCTGATGAAGCAGGGGGTGACGGACCACGGGCTGCAGGTCGCGGCGGAGTAA
- the cysS gene encoding cysteine--tRNA ligase — protein MTRAPTLQLHNTATRRKEPFVPIDPDHVRIYVCGPTVYDRAHIGNARPLIVFDVMFRLLRHLYGDDHVTYVRNVTDVDDKINARAAERGISIRELTETTLADFRADVAALDCLPPTHEPRATEHIDDMKAMIDGLVASGHAYVAEGHVLFHVPSLEAYGRLSGRPMDEMIAGARVEVAPYKKAPADFVLWKPSGEGEPGWPSPAGIEGQGRPGWHIECSAMADRFLWQAMEADLSDDARKLPHRFDIHGGGIDLVFPHHENEVAQTCACFSVDRMASVWMHNGFLQVEGEKMSKSLGNFITIRDLLSGEQFGGRSWPGAVLRLAMLGTDYRQPIDWTVRALEEAEANLRRWKRRIGDDAEGREPDAQVVAALADDLNTPKAIARLHEIAKSIGDDSRRDRAAAANLSASLLFLGFDLGFVESAQAAPPVPEAEIAELIEARLAARAAKDFGEADRIRDDLVGRGITLKDGKDPETGKPTTTWEVAR, from the coding sequence ATGACGCGCGCGCCGACGCTTCAGCTCCACAACACGGCGACCCGCCGCAAGGAGCCGTTCGTGCCGATCGATCCGGATCACGTCCGCATCTATGTGTGCGGGCCGACGGTCTATGATCGCGCCCATATCGGCAACGCGCGGCCGCTGATCGTCTTCGACGTGATGTTCCGCCTGCTGCGGCATCTCTACGGCGACGATCACGTCACCTATGTCCGCAACGTCACCGACGTGGACGACAAGATCAACGCGCGCGCCGCCGAGCGCGGCATCTCGATCCGCGAGCTGACCGAAACGACGCTTGCCGATTTCCGCGCCGACGTCGCCGCTCTCGACTGCCTGCCGCCGACCCACGAGCCGCGCGCGACCGAGCACATCGACGACATGAAGGCGATGATCGACGGGCTGGTCGCCTCCGGCCATGCCTACGTGGCGGAGGGGCACGTCCTGTTCCACGTGCCCTCGCTCGAAGCGTACGGCCGCCTGTCCGGGCGCCCGATGGACGAGATGATCGCCGGGGCCCGGGTCGAGGTTGCGCCCTACAAGAAGGCGCCGGCCGACTTCGTGTTGTGGAAACCCTCCGGCGAGGGCGAGCCCGGCTGGCCGAGCCCGGCCGGGATCGAGGGGCAGGGCCGTCCCGGCTGGCACATCGAATGCTCCGCCATGGCCGACCGTTTCCTCTGGCAGGCCATGGAAGCCGACCTCAGCGACGACGCCCGCAAGCTGCCGCACCGCTTCGACATTCACGGCGGCGGCATCGACCTGGTCTTTCCCCACCACGAGAACGAGGTCGCCCAGACCTGCGCCTGCTTCTCCGTCGACCGGATGGCCTCGGTCTGGATGCACAACGGCTTCCTGCAGGTGGAAGGCGAGAAGATGTCGAAGTCGCTCGGCAACTTCATCACCATCCGGGACCTGTTGTCCGGCGAGCAGTTCGGCGGCCGGTCGTGGCCCGGCGCCGTACTCCGGCTCGCCATGCTGGGCACCGACTACCGCCAGCCGATCGACTGGACCGTGCGGGCGCTGGAGGAGGCGGAGGCGAACCTGCGGCGCTGGAAGCGGCGGATCGGCGACGACGCCGAGGGCCGCGAGCCCGACGCACAGGTCGTTGCGGCTCTGGCCGACGACCTGAACACGCCGAAGGCGATCGCCCGGCTGCACGAAATCGCCAAATCCATCGGCGATGACAGTCGCCGGGATCGCGCCGCGGCCGCCAACCTGTCCGCCTCGCTCCTGTTCCTGGGCTTCGATCTCGGGTTCGTGGAATCGGCGCAGGCCGCGCCGCCGGTCCCGGAGGCGGAGATCGCCGAGCTGATCGAGGCGCGGCTCGCCGCCCGCGCGGCAAAGGATTTCGGCGAGGCCGATCGCATCCGCGACGATCTCGTCGGACGCGGAATAACACTGAAGGACGGCAAGGATCCGGAAACCGGCAAGCCGACGACCACATGGGAGGTCGCCCGATGA